In a genomic window of Amycolatopsis japonica:
- a CDS encoding SRPBCC family protein produces MARKAGEPARPAGRGGLLNDDDPTAVHVDQFLAHPPRKVWRALTEPQLLERWLRMPNDIKPVVGHRFELLADPVPAAGFAGGPVACEVLAVEPERLLSISWGPEWTVTWRLVPEGHGTRLFLSHEGFDPDDDFQRMSRRIMGGGWRTGVPKALARVLDEMPD; encoded by the coding sequence CTGGCGCGGAAAGCTGGGGAACCTGCGCGACCTGCTGGACGAGGAGGACTTCTGAACGACGACGATCCGACGGCCGTTCACGTCGACCAGTTCCTGGCGCATCCGCCGCGCAAGGTGTGGCGCGCGTTGACCGAACCCCAACTGCTGGAACGCTGGCTTCGGATGCCGAACGACATCAAACCCGTTGTGGGACACCGATTCGAGCTCCTCGCGGATCCTGTTCCCGCCGCGGGTTTCGCGGGCGGCCCGGTCGCCTGCGAGGTATTGGCCGTGGAGCCGGAGCGGCTGCTCAGCATCAGCTGGGGTCCGGAGTGGACGGTCACCTGGCGGCTCGTGCCGGAGGGCCATGGGACCAGGCTGTTCCTGAGCCACGAGGGCTTCGACCCGGACGACGACTTCCAACGTATGTCGCGCCGGATCATGGGCGGCGGCTGGCGGACCGGGGTGCCGAAGGCCCTGGCGCGCGTGTTGGACGAGATGCCCGACTAG
- a CDS encoding DUF4037 domain-containing protein, which yields MLLRVPPAFVSGAELSGRLYGEAVHPLLSRHFPGLAHTAALIGPGSEVLGFDTARSTDHDWGPRLQLFLGPSELAEHGARIADMLAERLPATIAGYSTNLVPIGDQGTRHMRPAHGRIQHGVVVAELGAWLTGYLGFDPRDEITTLDWLATPTQVLAGATAGVVFHDGLARLHPVRRRLAWYPDDVWRYLLACQWQRLSQEEPFVGRCGDVGDELGSAIIAARLGRDLMRLCLLLGRVYPPYGKWLGSAFARLPCAARLTPILTAGLAATGWHEREHHLAIAYETVAALHNETGLTEPVDDRTRSFHDRPYRVLHAERFAAALIATIDDPALRDLPLTGAIDQFVDSTDALGAHAFTRRFAQAVFPHHREQ from the coding sequence ATGCTGCTCCGCGTGCCTCCAGCGTTCGTCTCCGGAGCGGAACTGTCGGGCCGCCTCTATGGCGAGGCGGTGCATCCCCTGCTGTCCCGGCATTTTCCCGGCCTGGCCCACACCGCGGCGTTGATCGGTCCCGGCTCCGAGGTGCTTGGGTTCGACACCGCCCGCTCCACCGACCACGACTGGGGCCCGCGCCTGCAATTGTTCCTGGGCCCCAGCGAACTCGCCGAACACGGCGCCAGGATCGCCGACATGCTCGCCGAGCGACTGCCCGCCACAATCGCCGGATATTCCACCAACCTGGTCCCGATCGGGGACCAGGGGACGCGGCACATGCGGCCGGCGCACGGACGCATCCAGCACGGTGTCGTGGTCGCCGAACTCGGTGCCTGGCTGACGGGCTACCTCGGCTTCGATCCCCGGGACGAAATCACCACCCTCGACTGGCTGGCCACCCCCACCCAGGTTCTCGCCGGAGCCACCGCCGGCGTGGTCTTCCACGATGGTCTGGCCCGGTTGCACCCGGTCCGACGACGGCTGGCCTGGTATCCCGACGACGTGTGGCGTTACCTGCTGGCCTGCCAATGGCAACGCCTCAGCCAGGAAGAACCCTTCGTCGGCCGCTGCGGCGACGTCGGCGACGAACTCGGCTCGGCGATCATCGCGGCGCGCCTCGGCCGCGATCTGATGCGCCTGTGCCTGCTCCTCGGCCGGGTCTATCCGCCTTACGGCAAATGGCTCGGCAGCGCCTTCGCCCGCTTGCCCTGCGCGGCGCGGCTGACACCGATACTCACCGCAGGTCTGGCGGCGACCGGCTGGCATGAGCGGGAGCACCACTTGGCCATCGCCTATGAAACCGTCGCAGCCCTGCACAACGAGACCGGACTCACCGAACCGGTCGACGACCGCACGCGCTCGTTCCACGACCGGCCCTACCGGGTGCTGCACGCCGAGCGCTTCGCAGCGGCCCTGATCGCGACCATCGACGACCCCGCTCTGCGCGACCTGCCGTTGACCGGGGCCATCGACCAATTCGTCGACAGCACCGATGCCCTCGGAGCACACGCCTTCACCCGACGTTTCGCCCAAGCGGTCTTTCCTCATCACCGAGAGCAATGA
- a CDS encoding ATP-grasp domain-containing protein produces the protein MSSERPRLLLIASGWQVFREYLLRSIGTRFRVHLFHTAEPTWEREYITGWTVLPSTIDGPAMAREALRLNDAGPFDGVLCWDEGRIHATAHVAEALGLRCGDPAMIWRLRDKAQTRAALAEAGVPQPRSVKVGTLAQALAAAEEVGYPAILKPRGLGASLGVVRVDSPERLREMFAFTRDTKAPDPVVYASDHPVLVEQCVTGEEVSIDSVVADGKVTPLFLARKVVGFPPYAEEVGHYVDADDPLLTDTAFTSILQATHTALGFRDGWTHTEYMLTGTGPKLIEVNGRLGGDLIPYLGELATGIDPGVLAAAAACGHPLDVRPTRRRVAGIRFCYVDRDDTTIAAIRFDPATLPSNLDQAVTIAQPGAVMSPPPKGTVWGRVAYVTAVADSIAECARTLDAAQASLRITTSPLEESLGRPVIALGDEERPLGRNVG, from the coding sequence ATGTCCAGTGAGCGACCACGACTACTGCTGATCGCGTCCGGCTGGCAGGTGTTCAGGGAGTACCTGCTGCGATCGATCGGTACCCGGTTCCGGGTGCACCTGTTCCACACCGCGGAGCCGACCTGGGAACGGGAGTACATCACCGGCTGGACCGTGCTGCCCAGCACCATCGACGGTCCCGCCATGGCCCGCGAGGCGCTCCGGCTGAACGACGCCGGGCCGTTCGACGGAGTCCTGTGCTGGGACGAGGGCCGCATCCACGCCACCGCCCACGTCGCCGAAGCACTCGGGCTGCGGTGCGGCGACCCGGCGATGATCTGGCGGCTCCGGGACAAGGCGCAGACCCGCGCCGCGCTGGCCGAGGCCGGTGTTCCCCAGCCGCGGTCGGTCAAGGTGGGCACCCTCGCGCAGGCGCTGGCCGCGGCGGAAGAGGTGGGCTACCCGGCGATCTTGAAACCGCGCGGCCTCGGCGCCAGCCTCGGTGTGGTCCGGGTCGACAGCCCGGAGCGGCTCCGCGAGATGTTCGCCTTCACCCGCGACACCAAGGCACCCGATCCGGTGGTCTACGCCAGTGACCATCCGGTCCTGGTCGAGCAGTGCGTGACCGGCGAGGAGGTCAGCATCGATTCCGTCGTCGCGGACGGAAAGGTCACGCCGCTCTTCCTCGCCCGCAAGGTGGTCGGTTTCCCGCCTTACGCCGAAGAGGTCGGCCACTACGTGGACGCGGACGATCCCTTGCTCACCGACACCGCGTTCACCTCGATCCTGCAAGCCACGCATACCGCGCTGGGTTTCCGCGACGGCTGGACACATACCGAGTACATGCTGACCGGGACGGGCCCGAAACTCATCGAGGTCAACGGCAGGCTCGGCGGCGACCTGATCCCCTACCTCGGCGAGCTGGCGACCGGCATCGACCCCGGCGTCCTCGCCGCCGCGGCGGCCTGCGGTCACCCGCTGGACGTCCGGCCCACCCGGCGGCGAGTGGCCGGGATCCGGTTCTGCTACGTCGACCGGGACGACACCACCATCGCGGCGATCCGCTTCGATCCGGCGACCCTGCCGTCGAACCTGGACCAAGCGGTCACCATCGCCCAGCCGGGCGCCGTGATGTCCCCTCCGCCGAAAGGGACGGTCTGGGGCCGGGTCGCCTACGTAACCGCGGTCGCCGATTCGATCGCCGAATGCGCCCGGACCCTCGACGCCGCCCAGGCGTCGCTGCGCATCACCACTTCGCCGCTGGAAGAGTCGCTCGGCAGGCCGGTCATTGCTCTCGGTGATGAGGAAAGACCGCTTGGGCGAAACGTCGGGTGA
- a CDS encoding TetR/AcrR family transcriptional regulator, translating into MTDEKPLRADARRNRTRVLEAAERVFAAKGTSAPTEEVAREAGVGVGTVFRHFPTKEALLEAVLFARLHRFVDEAEATVAADSSDPGAAFFGFLTGWIEMSGAKNAYFEALSAAGVSVPSAGSVIGVRLKDALGVLLRRAQDTGDVRKDLGVEELIAVIIGTAKAAEHAGPEFRARTICILFDGLRPRQA; encoded by the coding sequence GTGACGGACGAGAAACCGCTCCGAGCCGATGCCCGCCGTAACCGCACACGGGTGTTGGAGGCCGCGGAGCGCGTCTTCGCGGCCAAAGGCACCAGTGCGCCCACCGAAGAGGTCGCCCGCGAAGCAGGCGTCGGCGTCGGTACGGTGTTCCGGCACTTTCCGACGAAAGAAGCGCTGCTGGAAGCGGTGCTCTTCGCGCGCCTGCACCGCTTCGTCGACGAAGCGGAGGCCACGGTTGCCGCCGACTCGTCCGACCCGGGCGCCGCGTTCTTCGGCTTCCTGACCGGCTGGATCGAGATGTCCGGCGCCAAGAACGCCTACTTCGAAGCCCTGTCGGCGGCCGGCGTCAGCGTGCCGTCGGCGGGGTCGGTCATCGGTGTCCGTCTGAAGGACGCGCTCGGCGTGCTGCTCCGCCGGGCGCAGGACACCGGCGACGTCCGCAAGGACCTCGGCGTCGAAGAACTGATCGCGGTCATCATCGGAACCGCGAAGGCGGCGGAGCATGCCGGACCCGAATTCCGGGCCCGGACGATCTGCATCCTCTTCGACGGGCTTCGGCCGCGTCAGGCGTAG
- a CDS encoding SPFH domain-containing protein, producing the protein MVFIVVGLLALFVVVVVVKAIMVVPQAQSAVIERLGRFRTVASPGLTFLVPFLDKVRARIDLREQVVSFPPQPVITEDNLTVSIDTVVYFQVTDSRAAVYEISNYIVGVEQLTTTTLRNVVGGMSLEQTLTSRDSINSQLRGVLDEATGRWGIRVARVELKAIDPPPSIQDSMEKQMRADREKRAMILTAEGQRESAIKTAEGQKQSQILAAEGAKQAAILSAEAERQSRILRAQGERAARYLQAQGQAKAIEKVFAAIKAGRPTPEVLAYQYLQTLPQMAQGDANKVWMIPSDYGKALEGFARALGAPGDDGVFRYEPPKEDPVEKPDLEDEEVQGWFDTSSDPKVAEAVAAAEAVARKEVPALGVATPRQEPPAPRQVPKAAPAPEPEAAPEPPQAPPPSRLPQPQPPAGPQGGPYQGPPSQGPGSGPFPQQGPFGGPQGGPPPQR; encoded by the coding sequence GTGGTGTTCATCGTCGTCGGACTGCTCGCGTTGTTCGTGGTCGTCGTCGTGGTCAAGGCGATCATGGTGGTGCCACAGGCGCAGTCAGCCGTGATCGAACGGCTGGGCCGGTTCCGGACGGTGGCTTCTCCCGGCCTGACGTTTCTGGTGCCCTTCCTGGACAAGGTGCGGGCGCGGATCGACCTCCGCGAGCAGGTCGTCTCCTTCCCACCCCAGCCCGTGATCACCGAGGACAACCTGACCGTGTCCATCGACACGGTCGTGTACTTCCAGGTCACCGACTCGAGGGCCGCGGTCTACGAGATCTCGAACTACATCGTCGGTGTCGAGCAGCTGACCACCACGACGCTGCGTAACGTCGTCGGTGGCATGAGCCTCGAGCAGACGCTGACCTCGCGTGACTCGATCAACAGCCAGCTGCGCGGGGTGCTCGACGAGGCCACCGGCCGCTGGGGCATCCGCGTCGCCCGTGTCGAACTGAAGGCGATCGACCCGCCGCCCTCCATCCAGGATTCGATGGAGAAGCAGATGCGCGCCGACCGTGAGAAGCGCGCGATGATCCTGACCGCCGAAGGTCAGCGGGAATCGGCGATCAAGACCGCCGAAGGTCAGAAGCAGAGCCAGATCCTCGCGGCCGAAGGTGCCAAGCAGGCCGCGATCCTGAGCGCGGAGGCCGAGCGGCAGTCGCGGATCCTGCGGGCGCAGGGTGAGCGTGCCGCCCGGTACCTGCAGGCGCAGGGGCAGGCGAAGGCCATCGAGAAGGTCTTCGCGGCGATCAAGGCCGGGCGCCCGACGCCCGAGGTTTTGGCGTACCAGTACCTGCAGACCCTGCCGCAGATGGCGCAGGGCGACGCGAACAAGGTCTGGATGATCCCGAGCGACTACGGCAAGGCCCTGGAAGGCTTCGCCCGCGCGCTCGGCGCCCCTGGCGACGACGGTGTGTTCCGCTACGAGCCGCCGAAGGAAGACCCGGTCGAGAAGCCGGACCTGGAGGACGAAGAGGTCCAGGGCTGGTTCGACACCTCCAGCGACCCGAAGGTCGCCGAGGCCGTCGCGGCCGCGGAAGCCGTGGCGCGCAAGGAAGTTCCGGCGCTGGGCGTCGCGACGCCGCGGCAGGAGCCGCCCGCTCCGCGTCAGGTCCCGAAGGCCGCTCCGGCTCCCGAGCCGGAGGCTGCTCCGGAGCCTCCGCAGGCCCCGCCGCCTTCGCGGCTGCCGCAGCCGCAGCCGCCCGCGGGGCCGCAGGGTGGTCCGTACCAGGGCCCGCCGTCGCAGGGACCGGGCAGCGGGCCGTTCCCGCAGCAGGGTCCGTTCGGCGGTCCGCAGGGTGGTCCGCCGCCGCAGCGCTGA
- a CDS encoding SGNH/GDSL hydrolase family protein — MTNRLVCLGDSFTEGVGDEDPSSPNGVRGWADRVAGTLAANHEDFRYANLAIRGKLLGQVLTEQLDPALALNPDLVTLYAGGNDLMRPKVDIDALIEDYDVAVGKVVATGARVVLFTGVDGVEDALFRRIRGRVAIYNEHVRGIAARHGALLVDMWAMRQLRDRRLWAPDRLHLNSLGHNEIAIAVLDALGEPHKLTPATLGPRPSLSPQARRTENLQWGKEHAVPWIKRRLRGESSGDALMPKRPTMDPYA, encoded by the coding sequence ATGACCAACCGCTTAGTTTGTCTCGGTGATTCCTTCACTGAGGGTGTCGGCGACGAGGACCCGTCGTCCCCCAACGGCGTCCGCGGCTGGGCCGACCGCGTCGCGGGCACGCTCGCGGCGAATCACGAAGACTTCCGCTACGCCAACCTCGCGATCCGCGGCAAGCTCCTCGGTCAGGTCCTCACGGAGCAGCTCGACCCGGCGCTCGCGCTGAACCCGGATCTCGTGACGCTCTACGCCGGCGGCAACGACCTGATGCGGCCGAAGGTCGACATCGACGCCCTCATCGAGGATTACGACGTCGCGGTCGGCAAGGTGGTCGCCACCGGGGCGCGGGTCGTCCTGTTCACCGGTGTCGACGGGGTCGAAGACGCGTTGTTCCGCAGGATCCGGGGCCGCGTCGCGATCTACAACGAGCACGTCCGCGGGATCGCCGCACGCCATGGAGCGCTTCTGGTGGACATGTGGGCGATGCGCCAGTTGCGGGACAGGCGGCTCTGGGCGCCGGATCGTCTGCACCTGAACTCGTTGGGGCACAACGAGATCGCCATCGCCGTCCTCGACGCGCTCGGCGAGCCGCACAAGCTGACGCCCGCCACGCTCGGGCCGCGGCCGTCGTTGAGCCCGCAAGCACGGCGAACCGAAAACCTGCAGTGGGGCAAGGAGCACGCCGTCCCGTGGATCAAACGCAGGCTGCGGGGCGAGTCCTCGGGCGACGCGCTCATGCCGAAGCGGCCGACGATGGACCCCTACGCCTGA
- a CDS encoding cation:proton antiporter, with product MAEPVAPISAHGMLLFLLQLGLLLGLAFALGRLAIRLKMPAVVGELTAGVLIGPSVLAHLAPGLSAWLLPHDATQLNLLDAVGQLGVLLLVGITGMHMDLKLVRRKGGPAAWTSAGGLLVPLGLGVGLGFVLPASLIPAGTDRAVFALFLGVAMGVSAIPVIAKTLLEMRLLHRDIGQLIVSAAAVDDIVGWLLLSVVSALAVTGLVAGQVAFSIAGLLVVLLLTVVAGRPLVNASLRLASRSSEQGPGIATVVVLLLLAAAGTHAMGMEPVLGTLLCGILIGSSKHVDLARLAPLRTIVLAVLTPIYFATAGLRMDLTALRDPAVLGSALLVLVVAVLGKFAGAYLGARVGGLSHWEGLALGSGLNARGVIQVIVAIVGLRLGVLTTATYTIIVLVAIVTSLMAPPTLRRAVGRIAVTEQERVREKGFHVQ from the coding sequence ATGGCTGAACCCGTCGCTCCCATCAGCGCGCACGGCATGCTGCTGTTCCTGCTCCAGCTGGGACTGCTGCTCGGGCTCGCCTTCGCCCTCGGACGGCTCGCCATCCGGCTGAAGATGCCGGCGGTGGTCGGCGAGCTGACCGCCGGTGTCCTCATCGGACCGTCGGTGCTCGCGCATCTGGCGCCAGGTCTGTCGGCCTGGTTGCTGCCGCATGACGCCACCCAGCTCAATCTGCTCGACGCCGTCGGGCAGCTCGGTGTCCTGCTGCTGGTCGGGATCACTGGGATGCACATGGATCTGAAGCTGGTGCGCCGCAAGGGCGGGCCCGCCGCCTGGACCAGTGCGGGCGGTCTGCTGGTGCCGCTGGGACTCGGCGTCGGGCTCGGTTTCGTGCTGCCCGCGTCGCTGATCCCTGCCGGGACCGACCGGGCCGTGTTCGCGCTTTTCCTCGGCGTGGCCATGGGCGTGAGCGCGATCCCGGTGATCGCGAAGACCCTGTTGGAGATGCGGCTGCTGCATCGCGACATCGGCCAGCTGATCGTCAGCGCCGCGGCCGTGGACGACATCGTCGGCTGGCTGTTGCTCTCGGTGGTGTCGGCGCTGGCCGTCACCGGGCTGGTCGCCGGTCAGGTGGCGTTCTCGATCGCCGGTCTGCTGGTGGTCTTGCTCCTCACCGTCGTCGCCGGAAGGCCGCTGGTCAACGCGTCGCTGCGCCTGGCGAGCCGGTCGTCCGAGCAGGGGCCGGGCATCGCCACCGTCGTGGTCCTGCTCCTGCTGGCCGCCGCGGGCACCCACGCGATGGGGATGGAACCGGTGCTGGGGACGTTGCTGTGCGGCATCCTGATCGGGTCGTCCAAACACGTCGACCTCGCGCGGCTGGCCCCGTTGCGCACGATCGTGCTGGCCGTGCTCACCCCGATCTACTTCGCCACCGCCGGGCTGCGGATGGACCTCACGGCGCTGCGCGACCCCGCCGTGCTCGGCTCGGCCTTACTGGTGCTGGTGGTCGCCGTCCTCGGCAAGTTCGCCGGCGCCTACCTCGGGGCCAGGGTGGGCGGGCTCAGCCACTGGGAGGGGCTGGCGCTCGGCAGCGGTCTCAACGCACGCGGCGTCATCCAGGTGATCGTCGCGATCGTCGGCCTGCGGCTCGGCGTACTGACCACCGCCACCTACACGATCATCGTGCTGGTGGCGATCGTGACCTCGCTGATGGCGCCGCCGACCCTGCGCCGCGCGGTGGGCCGGATCGCCGTCACGGAGCAGGAACGCGTACGGGAGAAGGGGTTCCATGTCCAGTGA
- a CDS encoding NfeD family protein: MTGALIWLIAGILLIIAELLSGDLFLLMVGVGALFGAGSAALTGNPFIDVAVFAVVSVGMLALVRPTLKRRFLSGPDIKTNTDALIGARAVVVSTVDVEAGQVKLAGDVWSARCMTEGEPIAPGTSVTVVEISGATAVVSAEL; the protein is encoded by the coding sequence ATGACAGGCGCTCTCATCTGGCTGATCGCCGGCATCCTCTTGATCATCGCCGAGCTGCTCTCGGGTGATCTGTTCCTGCTCATGGTCGGCGTCGGGGCCCTGTTCGGGGCGGGCTCGGCCGCCTTGACCGGGAACCCGTTCATCGACGTCGCGGTGTTCGCCGTCGTCTCGGTCGGGATGCTCGCGCTCGTCCGGCCGACCCTCAAGCGCCGGTTCCTCTCGGGGCCGGACATCAAGACCAACACCGACGCGCTGATCGGCGCGCGAGCGGTAGTAGTGTCCACAGTGGACGTCGAAGCGGGCCAGGTGAAGCTGGCGGGCGACGTCTGGTCGGCACGATGCATGACCGAAGGGGAACCGATCGCCCCGGGGACATCGGTGACGGTCGTCGAGATCTCGGGCGCCACGGCGGTCGTCTCGGCCGAGCTGTGA
- a CDS encoding VOC family protein: protein MNIDRIQFLTVPVSDLTEARDFYLGKLGFDLLVDVSGPHGPFVMVGPKGADTGLVLVDRAVGGLDHDTRVHFQLTTTDVDADIAELRAQGVEVGDAEEMPWGRVTSLKDPDGNAMGLLEASGYGNWPR from the coding sequence ATGAACATCGACCGCATCCAATTCCTCACCGTGCCGGTCTCCGATCTGACCGAGGCGCGGGACTTCTACCTCGGCAAACTCGGCTTCGACCTGCTCGTCGACGTCAGCGGCCCGCACGGTCCGTTCGTCATGGTCGGCCCCAAGGGGGCGGACACCGGGCTCGTCCTCGTCGATCGCGCGGTCGGCGGGCTGGATCACGACACGCGTGTGCATTTCCAGCTGACCACCACGGACGTCGACGCCGACATCGCGGAGCTCCGCGCCCAAGGCGTCGAGGTCGGCGACGCGGAGGAGATGCCGTGGGGGCGGGTGACGTCACTGAAGGATCCTGACGGCAACGCGATGGGGCTGCTCGAAGCTTCGGGCTACGGGAACTGGCCGCGCTAG
- a CDS encoding MerR family transcriptional regulator yields the protein MTTTTLGAHLTIGEVASKAGVSANAVRYYERYRVITAERTAGNARRFTVDAICRIRLAVAAQRVGLSLAESAEILAEIPPMSPDLEQWSRAGQRLIDAGQARIAELTSVVDEYRTLEFLRN from the coding sequence ATGACGACAACGACACTCGGTGCACACCTGACCATCGGCGAGGTCGCGAGCAAGGCCGGGGTCTCGGCCAACGCCGTCCGGTACTACGAGCGCTACCGCGTCATCACAGCCGAGCGCACCGCGGGCAACGCACGCCGCTTCACGGTCGACGCCATCTGCCGGATCCGGCTCGCGGTCGCCGCCCAGCGGGTCGGGCTCAGCCTCGCCGAAAGCGCGGAGATCCTGGCCGAGATCCCGCCGATGTCCCCCGATCTCGAGCAGTGGTCGCGCGCGGGGCAACGGCTCATCGACGCCGGGCAGGCCCGCATCGCCGAACTCACCTCGGTGGTCGACGAGTACCGGACGCTCGAGTTCCTCAGGAATTGA
- a CDS encoding NADPH-dependent FMN reductase: MSTETTTQSPIRLAVIIGSVRHERFADAITGWLLTELATIDGVEVDPIDLADIDLPLQGTRPGGTETVISDRLRDADAFLVVTPEYNHSFPAALKNAIDWHFTEWAYKPVAFVGYGAGSGGIRAIEQLRLIFPELRATTIRDAVLLNAPWTRLGPNGYEGTEGERGALAATMTELGWWARTLRTGRVAAQVSAS; this comes from the coding sequence ATGAGCACAGAAACCACCACGCAGTCCCCCATCCGCCTCGCCGTCATCATCGGCAGCGTCCGGCACGAACGCTTCGCCGACGCCATCACGGGCTGGCTGCTGACCGAACTCGCCACGATCGACGGTGTGGAGGTCGATCCGATCGACCTCGCCGACATCGACCTTCCGTTGCAGGGAACGCGGCCCGGTGGCACCGAGACGGTGATCAGCGACAGGCTGCGCGACGCGGACGCCTTCCTCGTCGTCACTCCCGAGTACAACCACAGCTTCCCCGCGGCGCTGAAGAACGCGATCGACTGGCACTTCACCGAATGGGCGTACAAGCCCGTCGCGTTCGTCGGCTACGGCGCGGGATCGGGCGGGATCCGCGCGATCGAGCAACTGCGGCTGATCTTCCCCGAACTGCGCGCCACCACCATCCGCGACGCGGTCCTGCTGAACGCTCCGTGGACCCGCCTCGGCCCGAACGGCTACGAAGGAACCGAAGGCGAACGCGGCGCGCTGGCCGCCACGATGACCGAACTGGGCTGGTGGGCCCGCACCCTGCGCACCGGACGCGTCGCGGCTCAGGTGAGTGCGTCATGA
- a CDS encoding DHA2 family efflux MFS transporter permease subunit, which translates to MNRLTGRELRIAAVIALGGLMAVLDTTIVAVALPRFMTTFSASLTTIQWIATGYALGMVAAMPLAATFAQRWGARRVYLAALLVFAVASVAAGAAGDLGWLIAARVVQGLAGGLINPLGMTIGFGAVAPERRSRMTTITGLPLLIGPILGPMLGGILLDALSWRALFFITVPPALLAVAGVLRWVPADVPSAERIPIDVAGGLLLVPGVVAVAYGFSEETAGLEFRVAIVAVGLALMAVFTRRSWRHRAPLLNVRLLRDRTFGRNAAILVLYAGPYFGSMLLMPAYIQVIRGDSALISATMMVPGTIGMGIAIQFAARLLERFGPRIVVGTGLSLAVASTALTVLVLAPDTSYTVLAILGVLQGAGTGAIMMPTIVSAGRDLRGPDLASGSTILPLASTIASAVGTAAVSAVFTGLIAGATGGQGLAAVNVSPALTGEIVDAYRLTLVGVLAVMVLALVVRLRTRPTTPTAEPTTVRSAA; encoded by the coding sequence ATGAACCGCCTGACCGGACGGGAGCTGCGCATCGCGGCGGTGATCGCGCTCGGCGGGCTGATGGCCGTTCTCGACACCACGATCGTCGCCGTCGCGCTGCCGCGGTTCATGACCACCTTCTCCGCGTCGCTCACCACGATCCAGTGGATCGCGACCGGCTACGCGCTCGGCATGGTCGCGGCGATGCCGCTCGCGGCGACCTTCGCGCAACGGTGGGGAGCGCGCCGGGTCTATCTGGCCGCGCTGCTCGTGTTCGCGGTGGCGTCCGTGGCCGCCGGTGCGGCCGGTGATCTGGGCTGGCTGATCGCCGCACGGGTCGTCCAAGGTCTCGCGGGCGGCCTGATCAACCCCTTGGGGATGACCATCGGCTTCGGCGCGGTGGCCCCGGAACGCCGAAGCCGGATGACCACGATCACCGGACTTCCCTTGCTGATCGGGCCGATCCTCGGCCCGATGCTCGGCGGGATCCTGCTCGACGCGCTGTCGTGGCGGGCACTGTTCTTCATCACCGTTCCGCCCGCCCTGCTCGCCGTCGCAGGGGTGCTCCGCTGGGTGCCCGCCGACGTCCCGTCGGCCGAACGCATTCCGATCGACGTGGCCGGTGGTCTCCTGCTCGTCCCGGGTGTCGTCGCGGTGGCGTACGGATTCAGCGAAGAGACGGCAGGTCTCGAGTTCCGGGTGGCGATCGTCGCCGTCGGGCTGGCGCTCATGGCGGTCTTCACGCGCCGTTCGTGGCGTCATCGCGCACCGCTGCTGAACGTCCGGCTCCTGCGCGACCGGACGTTCGGGCGCAATGCCGCCATTCTCGTCCTGTACGCCGGGCCGTACTTCGGTTCGATGCTGCTGATGCCCGCCTACATCCAGGTGATCCGCGGCGACTCGGCCCTGATCAGCGCGACGATGATGGTTCCGGGCACGATCGGGATGGGCATCGCCATCCAGTTCGCCGCCCGCCTCCTGGAACGCTTCGGCCCGCGGATCGTCGTCGGGACCGGGCTGAGCCTGGCGGTCGCCTCGACCGCGCTGACCGTCCTCGTCCTCGCGCCGGACACGTCGTACACGGTGCTGGCGATCTTGGGCGTACTCCAAGGTGCGGGCACCGGAGCGATCATGATGCCCACCATCGTGAGCGCGGGCCGCGACCTGCGGGGCCCGGATCTCGCGTCCGGTTCCACGATCCTCCCGCTGGCCAGCACCATCGCGAGCGCGGTCGGCACCGCGGCGGTGAGCGCGGTGTTCACCGGGCTGATCGCGGGTGCCACCGGAGGACAGGGGCTCGCCGCGGTGAACGTTTCGCCGGCGCTCACCGGGGAGATCGTCGACGCGTATCGTCTGACCCTCGTCGGCGTGCTCGCGGTCATGGTGCTCGCCCTGGTGGTCAGGCTGCGGACCCGGCCCACCACCCCGACAGCGGAACCCACGACGGTACGGAGCGCGGCATGA
- a CDS encoding metalloregulator ArsR/SmtB family transcription factor: MPVNDDVFAALANPARREVLGILLDGPRAAGEIAERFDMRRPSLSEHLRVLREAGLVREERQGRNRVYSLDAAPLREVSDWLSPYERYWRGKLGNLRDLLDEEDF, translated from the coding sequence GTGCCGGTCAACGACGACGTCTTCGCCGCGCTGGCCAATCCGGCCCGGCGGGAAGTGCTGGGCATCCTCCTCGACGGTCCGCGGGCGGCGGGGGAGATCGCCGAACGGTTCGACATGCGGCGGCCGAGCCTGTCGGAACACCTTCGGGTGCTCCGTGAGGCCGGGCTCGTCCGGGAGGAGAGGCAGGGCCGCAATCGCGTCTACTCTCTGGACGCCGCGCCGCTGCGAGAAGTCTCCGACTGGCTTTCGCCCTATGAGCGGTACTGGCGCGGAAAGCTGGGGAACCTGCGCGACCTGCTGGACGAGGAGGACTTCTGA